The Molothrus aeneus isolate 106 chromosome 23, BPBGC_Maene_1.0, whole genome shotgun sequence nucleotide sequence ATCAGATCAGCCCAATCAGATTAGCTGCCTTCTGGAGGTTCGAGGTTGGTAGCAGagactcaaaaaataaaaacaaccaacaacccaaaacaaagacaaaccaaaaaaatccaccaaaaggGATTTGTTTTTCACACTTGTCTCTAAAAAATTGTAGTAACCTGTGTCTGGCTATTTATAGCTAAATCCATCTGATATTGGAGAAAACTTTTAGAGCATCTTCTGATGGTGATTTTCAGCCTTCTGTAATTTAGGATTCTTATTGAAGGTGTGTTAGGTGTCTCTTTAGGGGTTAGTTCTGTTGCCAAGCGTTCAGTTCTTCTAGAATAAGTACTTTAGTACAGCTCTTCAACTTCCTTTGTAGTTTCAAAGAAAGGGTGAGGCTGGGAGGGAACTGAAACTTCTCTGTAGTGGTGCTGCAACAGTGCCACTGCAGGAATGGCTCTGGTGAGGGGCTGGTGGGGGCTGAAATGCCATTCAGGTGCACGTAGAAGGAGGAAGATTTGGGACAGGTAGTGACCAGGTGAGGAAAACCTTCCTGAATTGTGAGAGCAGTTCTCCTTTTGGGAGTGTAGTGCATTGTGACAGAGCATGGGCAGTTGGATCCCCACAGTGACATATCAGGCTGGAAGAGAAGTGTTGGAAGCTTGCCAAAACCACTATCAGCAGAAGAGCTGATTGCACTGTAAATACTAGTGCTTGTAAAACAGGAGGGGTAGTTTCCTCCTAGAAGTTCTGGAAACTTATTGATATGACTTAATGAATAATTAAGAAGCTTTTTGCATCAGTATGTGGCTTCTGACAAGGCTGTCAAACTTTGTTCTCCAGCTGCCATGAGTTGTTCTCTCATCCAGCACTGATGACAGGAGATGATGCCATTTTGTGCAAATAGTGCATTTGTAGATGAGGTTTGGAGCCATCATGGAATGAATCATCTTTCCTTGAGATGAGAGTGCATATAAAACAccttgttttcctgcagtgatCAGAATAAGTTTGCAAGCAAAGGCCCAGCGAGGGTGCAGTGGCAGGAAACAGTCACTGGCATCAGCTGTCAGAGTAGCACAAAGGGCTTTTAGGTCACATTGTGCTCTGGGCTAAAAATAACATCAGCAGGCTTGAAGCAGAGACTgtttcagagcagctgcaacagttccagctgctgcctccctcccaGTGAGTATTTGGGTGTTTACTGGTGTCCTGAGGTGCTGACACAAACGGGGGTGCTGGGCAGGTCTGAGTGAGGGTGTTGTTACACAAGACAAGCATCTGTGtttgctgcctgtgctcctcaACCCTTCACTGAAGCTTGTCCTAATTGCCAGCTCCCTTTGCTCTGTGCACTGAATCATGAAGGGATTAAAGTCttaattttctcctttgcaGCCACGGGAATAAAGAAGTGTTCTCCTGCCGAGGTATCCTTCTGGCTGTCCAGTGGTtttgggacaggggacacaagGATATTACAGTCTTTGTGCCATCgtggaggaaggagcagccccGACCAGATGTACTCATAACAGGTATGAAAATATGGAAAccaaaagcagcttttcaggCTGACTGCTCTGTCACTTAGTGAGCTTGCAGAGTTCTGGCTAAGTCAGTAATTAACTTCAGAATGGAAAGTCTGAGTAGTAGGAGCTGCAATGAGCTGAACTGACCAGGGAGTATTAGTCATTAACTTCTCCCCTAAGCCAGCTTTTGCCTGAATCAGTTGGAATAAtttagaaaacaagaaatgtaATACTGCTCTACTTCCTAACTTCTTGTCTTTTATTTCTTGATGTTTTTCCTCTTGCAGGTACATGCTTTGTATTTAACTGAAGCATATTTAGCCAGAATTATTCAAATTGAGGGGAGCTTGCAGAGAGCTGAGATTTTAATAACTCGGAACAGTGATGAGCAGGATTGAATATAGTGTGGGTTGtgctaaaataaatgcttttgtttatttatgtCTTGTATTTGCAGAGTTCCCAGAcgaagggaggaatgatgaatctgactccatgttcttgaaggctaatttattattttattatactatattgtATTTAAGACTACTATagtaaagaatagagaaaggatacagacagatgGCTACAAAGATACTAATGAATCTTGTGACTCTCtctccagagtctgacacagcttggctATAATTGGCCAATAAGTTAAAATAATTCACAgcaaaaacaataaaacaatttCCAACcacatcccaaagcagcaaaacataggagaagcaaatgagatgatattgttttcctttttctctgaggcttctcagcttcccaggagaagaatcctaggcaaagggatttttccagaaaatatgactgcaACAATAATGCTATTTCATCTGCATGAAGGGCTGTGCAGGTGtctcactgtcatattttctggaaaaatcccttcacaggattttctcctgggaagctgagaagcctcagcttctcctgttttgctgctttggaatgtggtctggaggttgcttatccaacatgtgaattgtttttacttaatgaccgaTCACCATCAGCTATGTCAGACTCGGAGTCAGTCACGAgattttcattatcattcttgttgagccttctgtctgtatcttttctctcttctttagtatagttttagtatagcattctttaatataatatttgtACATAAATAAGTAtgtttacatttatatatatttatatacatttatgtatataagtatatatacatcagtataaagaaataaaataataaaataaaaattaaaaataaaataataattaaaaatttatgtctaatatatactttatatataaataaaaagaataaaataaaaataaaatcatgaaataaaagaataaaaataaatgatagaatttaaaaataaaaattaaaaatagaagataaaatactaaaataataaaaatatagacATTAAAATGATATGAAAGTGATACTAAAATAGacaaattattaaatatattaaaaataatattgaaatataaaaataatataaattatatcatAGAGGGATATCATAGAGGGATATCATAGAGGGATATCATAGAGGGATATCATAGAGGGATATCATAGAGGGATATCATAGAGGGATATCATAGAGGGATATCATAGAGGGATATCATAGAGGGATATCATAGAGGGATATCATAGAGGGATATCATAGAGGGATATCATAGAGGGATATCATAGAGGGATATCATAGAGGGATATCATAGAGGGATATCATAGAGGGATATCATAGAGGGATATCATAGAGGGATATCATAGAGGGATATCATAGAGGGATATCATAGAGGGATATCATAGCCTTTGATATCAGTGGAGTCAGATTcactcatctcttccctcatcctggggaccccacGAGTAGCACCCAGGTGTGCTGACAGCTGTGTTTGCTCCAGACCAGTACATCCTGCGGGacctggagaagaagaagatCCTGGTGTTCACGCCGTCGCGGCGCGTGGGCGGCAAGCGCGTGGTGTGCTACGACGATCGCTTCATCGTCAAGCTGGCGCACGAGTCCGACGGCGTCGTGGTGTCCAACGACACCTACCGTGACCTGCAGAGCGAGCGGCCCGAGTGGAAGAAGTTCATCGAGGAGCGCCTGCTGATGTACTCCTTTGTCAATGACAAGTAGGGCTCTGCCTTCTGTTGTTAGCTTGTGTcgttttcagatttttttatttcttggacAGCGTCAGTGCGTGACTCTAAAATCCGTATGGAGTGTTAGGAAGCTCGTCACGTGTTGGTCAGATCTTGTGTTTGCGGGGTTCCCAGAAAAagggaggaatgatgcatctgactccatgttcttggAAGGCTTTGTATTGAACTGAAGCATATTTAGCCAGAATTATTCAAATTGAGGGGAGCTTGCAGAGAGCTGAGATTTGAATAACTCAGAACAGCGATGAGCAGGGCTGGATACAGTCTGGGTTGTGGACAGACAGAAtaaatggttttgtttatttataatgtcttgtatttgtggggttcccagacaaagggaggaatgatgcatctgactccatgttcttggaaggctaatttattattttatgtaattatattatattaaaggatagagaaaggatacggacagaaggctaaaagatactCATGAGAACCCATGACTCTCtctccagagtctgacacagcttggccatAATTGaccattaagtcaaaacaattcacatgaaaccaatgaaacaatctccaaccacattccaaagcagcaaaacacaggaggagCAAATGagaaggagaagcaaatcagataatattgttttcctttttctctgaggcttctcagcttcccaggagagaaatcctgggcaaggggatttttccagaaaatatgacagtgacagtcaGACAATACAATCCTTCTGGGCCTGAGAACCAAGGGCAGCCTCTGCCTCAGGCCCTGAAAAGTATCAACAAAATTGAATTGGGGGGAGGGGAGCAAACTGGGGAATATGACTTCATtgcctgaagctgtaattggacaattaacccctgATGTGCAAATAGACCAAACTTACATCTgtctgaaaaactcatgaccGTGGTCCATCTTGGATGTAGCCTGTGTGAGGCTTTTGCACTGCCCAAAGTGTACCTGttgaaggcctttaataaatacctTTATTCTTCTAACTCTGGCTAGCCTCTGTTTTAGGTAGCCACTCTATGGCATCATTTTCCTGGGCTTTTAAGAAAGATTTGTGTGAACACACTGCCTTGTCCTAATGAAGCAATAGCAAGTGACACATGAGAAGAGCAAAATGCTAgtgaagaaataatgaaaagctGTAGGATACAAAGCCAAAAGAAGTTGGTGGCATCTCAGTAGCTGCTCCTAATTTGGAGCTAGGAGCTCCAAGGAGAGCTCCAGGGTGTGATTTCTTCACAGGACAATTGTTAGCAGCAGGTAGTAATTCTGGTTGACAATCAGGCATTGAGCCTCTTCTGTGCCTgaagggaagcattttgtgctGGTTTGGACTGGGTGGCAGGAGGATTATCTCTGGAGAAAATGGGAGAGCTTTGTGGGGATCACATAGCTTTTGATCTTTAATGAAATGGGAGTCTTCGAGAAGAAACCCAACCTCAACTCAGACAAGTGAACTGCTTCTGACtgagatttgtttttctttaggtTTATGCCTCCAGACGATCCCTTAGGGCGTCATGGCCCCAGCCTGGATAACTTCCTCAGGAAGAAACCTGTAGTTCCAGAACACAAGAAACAGCAGTGCCCTTATGGTAAGACCTCCCTTCTTAATGTGAAGAACCAAGGTGCCTGTGCGAGTGTCACTCATAATCTAGTCAAATCCAGCTGGTCATTTCATGCTCTGGCTTTccttacagggaaaaaatgcacTTATGGAATTAAGTGTAAGTTTTACCATCCTGAAAGGATCAACCAGCCGCAGCGCTCGTTAGCTGATGAGCTCCGTGCCAACGCAAGGCTGTCTCCAACCAGAAGCACCAGTgccaaggaggagaaaaaggggaaGCGGGGTTCCCAGGCAGAGCTCTtgtgctctgtgcccacagagAGTGACAAAAGCTCTGTACAGAAGGTCTCTGCAGAGAGGAAGAGCTTGGCCCACAAAGCCAAGCCCAGCGACGTTGTGCTGCAGGCCAAAGGCTGCGTGTCAGGCACTGTCTCCCCTGACAGGTACCAGCAGCCTCCCATGGATTCTCTGTCTTACATCTCTCAGGAGCATCTCGACTCAGGCATTGGCTCTCTGGAGAACCAGCTGTCTGACATGTGGCCTCACAGATGTACCAGCCACTGTGACCATTCCCACACGGAGCAGGT carries:
- the ZC3H12A gene encoding endoribonuclease ZC3H12A; this translates as MSAGSVAPGWPEALPAAARPAAGMSGSESPEGPGDGPELQLKVDFFRKLGYSSEEIRVVLQKLGLGADTNTVLGELVKHGSAERDGPEAPPEPGEAPLVPRGGAGNKSPAPGPEETESDNLKPIVIDGSNVAMSHGNKEVFSCRGILLAVQWFWDRGHKDITVFVPSWRKEQPRPDVLITDQYILRDLEKKKILVFTPSRRVGGKRVVCYDDRFIVKLAHESDGVVVSNDTYRDLQSERPEWKKFIEERLLMYSFVNDKFMPPDDPLGRHGPSLDNFLRKKPVVPEHKKQQCPYGKKCTYGIKCKFYHPERINQPQRSLADELRANARLSPTRSTSAKEEKKGKRGSQAELLCSVPTESDKSSVQKVSAERKSLAHKAKPSDVVLQAKGCVSGTVSPDRYQQPPMDSLSYISQEHLDSGIGSLENQLSDMWPHRCTSHCDHSHTEQVPVCTCSRQRPIYPHSPSLEQNGLLSYNHSSHKSSSSGASFLQYSPEMPRSGAPHSFSGFGVPVGAAGQYSLPGEFGAALPRSREFWSEPYPLPQVRSPGVPGPHPVHGAPGPPYGDSGPWAGPEQFAEERASVHVKLCSIFHPHLVDAVMSRFPQLLDPQRLAAEILTYKAQNPGV